In bacterium YEK0313, one genomic interval encodes:
- the ethA gene encoding FAD-containing monooxygenase EthA, with product MSTPSDTLSDPAAGCAAAPALDRADFDFLIIGAGISGIGAACNLRRRFPEATFAIVEAMAGFGGTWWTHRYPGARSDSDLYTYGYSFKPWRGRSIATADEIRAYLDEVIAENDLAPHIRYRHRLTAADWSSQDQRWTLTVTRTDSGERLTVTTRFLWMCAGYYDHGKGYTPQWRGMEDFAGQVVHPQHWPEDLDCAGKRVVVIGSGATAATLIPALADKAQHITMLQRSPTFFSADPRAHPLEEPLRALNLPDDWMHEIMRRAHIARGAEIIRMSFEQPDDLRALFIDQARARLPEGFDIDRHFNPAYRPWQQRIAITPDGDLYAAIRSGKASVVTDTIERFDTTGIQLGSGGHLGADIIVTATGFTMQLFGGVPFSVDGAAVDFTQRVTWRGVMIEGVPNMAYVMGYFRSSWTLRADLISGLMCRVIDHMRREGRTVVEPRLTAADAGMPRLPWMDPDNFNAGYVMRAQDRLFRQGDRAPWKHLLEYAEEAAALPAVQPDEAALTYR from the coding sequence ATGAGCACTCCCTCGGACACTCTCTCGGACCCGGCAGCCGGCTGCGCGGCTGCTCCGGCCCTGGATCGCGCGGATTTCGACTTCCTCATCATCGGCGCCGGCATTTCCGGCATCGGAGCGGCCTGCAATTTGCGCAGGCGCTTTCCGGAGGCGACATTCGCCATCGTCGAGGCGATGGCCGGCTTCGGCGGCACGTGGTGGACGCACCGCTATCCCGGCGCGCGCTCCGACAGCGACCTCTATACCTACGGCTACAGCTTCAAGCCCTGGCGCGGCCGGTCGATCGCGACCGCCGACGAGATCCGCGCCTATCTCGACGAGGTGATCGCCGAGAACGATCTCGCGCCGCATATCCGCTACCGGCACAGGCTGACCGCGGCGGACTGGTCCTCGCAGGACCAGCGCTGGACGCTGACGGTGACGCGCACGGATAGCGGGGAGAGGCTGACGGTCACCACGCGCTTCCTCTGGATGTGCGCGGGCTATTACGACCACGGCAAGGGCTACACGCCGCAATGGCGCGGCATGGAGGATTTCGCGGGACAGGTGGTCCACCCCCAGCACTGGCCGGAGGACCTCGACTGCGCGGGCAAGCGCGTGGTCGTCATCGGTTCCGGCGCAACCGCCGCAACCCTGATCCCGGCCCTTGCGGACAAGGCCCAGCACATCACCATGCTGCAGCGCTCGCCGACCTTCTTTTCGGCCGACCCGCGCGCCCACCCGCTGGAGGAACCGCTGCGGGCGCTGAACCTGCCTGACGACTGGATGCACGAGATCATGCGGCGCGCCCACATCGCCCGGGGCGCCGAAATCATCCGCATGTCCTTCGAGCAGCCCGACGACCTCAGGGCCCTGTTCATCGACCAGGCGCGCGCCCGCCTGCCCGAGGGTTTCGACATCGACCGGCATTTCAACCCGGCCTACCGGCCCTGGCAGCAGCGCATCGCGATCACGCCCGACGGCGATCTCTATGCCGCCATCCGCTCGGGCAAGGCCTCGGTCGTGACCGATACGATCGAACGGTTCGACACGACAGGCATCCAGCTCGGCAGCGGCGGACATCTCGGCGCCGACATCATTGTCACCGCCACCGGCTTCACCATGCAGCTCTTCGGCGGCGTGCCGTTCAGCGTCGACGGCGCGGCGGTCGATTTCACCCAGCGCGTCACCTGGCGCGGCGTGATGATCGAGGGCGTGCCGAACATGGCCTATGTCATGGGCTATTTCCGCTCGAGCTGGACGCTGCGGGCGGACCTGATCAGCGGCCTCATGTGCCGCGTCATCGACCATATGCGACGGGAGGGCCGCACGGTGGTCGAGCCGCGGCTCACCGCGGCCGATGCCGGCATGCCGCGCCTGCCCTGGATGGATCCGGACAATTTCAACGCCGGCTATGTGATGCGCGCCCAGGACCGCCTGTTCCGGCAAGGTGACCGCGCGCCCTGGAAGCACCTCCTCGAATATGCCGAGGAGGCCGCCGCGCTGCCGGCCGTGCAGCCCGACGAGGCCGCGCTGACCTATCGCTGA